The following proteins come from a genomic window of Rubinisphaera margarita:
- the mqnE gene encoding aminofutalosine synthase MqnE, protein MSQADVQKRIAEIEEKVYSGTRLTMDDGMFLDREVDLMTLGRLANYVREQKNGRYAYYNTNIHLNPTNVCVYRCRFCAFRSDLKADKAYIFSDDMIRERVHEAQEKGATEIHVVGGLHHQKKFDWYVDVVRIIHETDPEIHIKAWTAVEINWFSHITKKPYDWVLQELKDAGLGSMPGGGAEIFDEDIRKQLCEHKADSERWIDIHGTAHDLGIRSNATMLYGHVEQAEHRMDHLLRLRTLQDRTGGFQTFIPLAFHPENTGLDHIPKPTGQMDLRTIAIGRLMLDNFDHIKAYWIMLGESTAQVALGFGADDLDGTVVHETIYHDAGAKTPQALTVEQLHNMIREAGCIPVERDTLYRKVIRDGHRWTVGEPVLA, encoded by the coding sequence ATGTCGCAGGCAGACGTCCAGAAACGTATCGCAGAGATCGAAGAGAAGGTTTATTCCGGCACCCGTCTGACGATGGACGACGGGATGTTTCTGGATCGCGAAGTCGATCTGATGACGCTCGGGCGGCTGGCGAATTACGTTCGCGAACAGAAAAACGGCCGCTACGCCTACTACAACACCAACATTCATCTGAACCCGACCAACGTCTGCGTGTACCGCTGCCGATTCTGCGCGTTCCGCTCCGATCTCAAGGCCGACAAGGCCTACATCTTCAGCGACGACATGATCCGCGAGCGTGTCCACGAAGCCCAGGAGAAGGGGGCGACCGAGATCCATGTTGTCGGCGGACTGCATCACCAGAAGAAGTTCGACTGGTACGTCGATGTCGTGCGGATCATTCATGAAACCGATCCCGAGATCCATATCAAAGCCTGGACCGCGGTCGAGATCAACTGGTTCAGTCACATCACGAAGAAGCCGTACGACTGGGTGCTGCAGGAACTGAAAGACGCCGGTCTCGGCAGCATGCCGGGTGGCGGCGCGGAGATCTTCGACGAGGACATTCGCAAGCAGCTGTGCGAGCACAAAGCCGATTCGGAACGCTGGATCGACATTCACGGCACGGCTCACGACCTCGGCATCCGCTCGAATGCGACGATGCTTTACGGTCATGTGGAACAGGCCGAGCATCGCATGGACCATCTGCTCCGACTGCGAACCCTGCAGGATCGAACCGGCGGATTCCAGACCTTCATTCCGCTGGCCTTCCATCCGGAGAACACGGGGCTCGATCACATTCCCAAGCCGACCGGCCAGATGGACCTGCGGACAATCGCGATCGGCCGCCTGATGCTCGATAACTTCGACCACATCAAGGCCTACTGGATTATGCTGGGTGAATCGACGGCTCAGGTTGCCCTCGGCTTCGGAGCAGATGACCTCGATGGCACCGTGGTTCACGAAACGATTTACCACGACGCCGGTGCCAAGACCCCGCAGGCGCTGACCGTCGAGCAGCTGCACAACATGATCCGCGAAGCCGGCTGCATCCCAGTCGAACGCGATACGCTCTACCGCAAAGTGATCCGCGACGGCCACCGCTGGACCGTCGGCGAACCGGTCCTCGCATAG
- a CDS encoding UbiA-like polyprenyltransferase, whose translation MTAAEQPRPSQLSLYLGLIRFSHTIFALPFALLSAILAWSTVAPFRWQDLLGVLLCMVFARTAAMAFNRYADRKFDAENPRTAGRHIPAGLLSAGSVLALTILSSLGFIASTLLFLPNQLPLMLSVPVLLFLLAYSLIKRFSMLAHYWLAAALMLSPLATWVALTGSLEPSLWWLAAAIFFWVGGFDIIYACQDAEYDRSAGLHSIPARLGVPKALKVAATSHFLCAAALIAFAVTSPLSTIFLVGVVLMACLLVYEHLLVKPSDLSRAGVAFFNVNAVISFGLLLFGIADLWLDV comes from the coding sequence ATGACTGCAGCCGAACAACCACGACCGTCGCAACTTTCGCTGTATCTGGGCCTGATCCGGTTCAGTCATACGATCTTTGCGCTGCCGTTCGCTCTGTTGAGTGCGATTCTGGCCTGGTCAACCGTCGCTCCGTTCCGCTGGCAGGATCTGCTGGGGGTGCTGCTGTGCATGGTTTTTGCCCGCACGGCGGCGATGGCCTTCAACCGGTACGCGGATCGGAAGTTCGACGCCGAGAATCCCCGGACGGCCGGCCGGCACATCCCGGCGGGATTGCTGAGTGCGGGAAGCGTTCTCGCTCTGACGATCCTCAGCAGCCTGGGATTCATCGCCTCAACGCTGCTGTTCTTGCCGAATCAGCTTCCGCTGATGCTTTCGGTCCCCGTCCTGCTGTTTCTGCTCGCTTATTCGCTGATCAAACGGTTCAGCATGCTGGCTCATTACTGGCTGGCTGCGGCGTTGATGCTTTCCCCGCTGGCCACGTGGGTCGCCCTGACCGGTTCTCTGGAGCCGAGTTTGTGGTGGCTGGCCGCGGCGATTTTCTTCTGGGTTGGCGGTTTCGACATTATTTATGCGTGTCAGGACGCGGAGTACGATCGCTCCGCCGGTCTGCACAGCATCCCCGCTCGCCTGGGGGTCCCGAAGGCTCTGAAGGTGGCCGCGACGAGCCATTTCCTGTGTGCGGCAGCGTTGATCGCCTTCGCGGTCACCAGTCCGCTGTCGACGATCTTTCTGGTCGGAGTCGTTCTCATGGCCTGCCTGCTGGTGTACGAACATCTGCTCGTGAAGCCGTCGGACCTGTCCCGAGCCGGCGTCGCGTTCTTCAATGTGAATGCCGTGATCAGTTTCGGGCTGCTGTTGTTCGGAATTGCAGACCTGTGGCTCGACGTGTAG
- the glmS gene encoding glutamine--fructose-6-phosphate transaminase (isomerizing): MCGIIGYVGHQQVQNLLLDGLHRLEYRGYDSAGIAVLEGGQISLTKKAGRVQELGHAVAEAPLQGHIGIGHTRWATHGEVNDTNSHPHFGGDGEICLVHNGVIENYSTLRKKLRERGFEFVTTTDSEVVAHLLAYEYRQGLEQGGRVGSQQLCVDALQATLIQLKGTYGLAVLYRDCPDTMYVARVGSPLVIGIGDHENFVASDASPLAVHTEEVVYLSDNEIAILTPDDVQIIHRDSGAVDLKIQVLDQSAGDSELGDFPHYMLKEIYEQPQSIENAMRGRFDEDEATAVFGGLNMTAKELRKVDRIVLTACGTSWHAGLVGEYLLEEFARIPTEVEYASELRYRNPPMSENTMIFSITQSGETADTLAAMRECKRKGHPTLAICNVVGSTIAREADGGIYLHAGPEIGVASTKAFTSQVTVLTLLSLFFGRMRHLSYPAGKRIIRHLRDIPAQVEETLKCHEMVKYVCEKYARYNNFLYLGRLYNFPVALEGALKLKEISYIHAEGYPAAEMKHGPIALVDEVTPSVFVVPKCGIYPKVISNLEEVKARKGPVIAIACKGDEKIAELADDVIYVPDVEEYLQPLVTSIPLQLLSYHIALHRGCNVDRPRNLAKSVTVE, translated from the coding sequence ATGTGTGGAATCATCGGTTACGTCGGACATCAGCAGGTCCAGAATCTTTTGCTGGACGGATTACACCGGCTCGAGTACCGCGGGTACGACAGTGCTGGAATCGCTGTGCTGGAAGGCGGGCAGATCTCGCTGACGAAGAAAGCCGGCCGCGTCCAGGAACTCGGACATGCCGTCGCCGAGGCTCCGCTTCAGGGTCACATTGGCATCGGCCATACCCGCTGGGCAACGCACGGCGAGGTCAACGACACCAACTCTCACCCTCATTTCGGCGGCGACGGTGAAATTTGCCTCGTGCACAACGGAGTGATCGAGAACTACTCGACGCTGCGGAAGAAGCTCAGAGAACGCGGTTTCGAGTTCGTCACCACGACCGACTCGGAAGTTGTCGCCCACCTGCTGGCATATGAATATCGTCAGGGACTCGAACAGGGTGGACGGGTCGGTTCCCAACAACTTTGCGTGGACGCTCTTCAGGCCACGCTGATTCAGCTCAAAGGGACGTACGGTCTGGCTGTTCTGTATCGCGACTGCCCGGACACGATGTATGTGGCCCGCGTCGGCAGCCCGCTCGTCATTGGCATTGGTGACCACGAGAACTTTGTCGCCAGCGATGCCAGCCCTCTGGCCGTGCATACCGAAGAAGTCGTCTATCTGTCGGACAACGAGATCGCCATCCTCACCCCCGATGATGTCCAGATCATTCACCGCGACAGCGGAGCGGTCGACCTGAAGATCCAGGTGCTCGATCAGTCCGCAGGCGATTCCGAACTGGGCGATTTCCCGCACTACATGCTCAAGGAAATCTACGAGCAGCCGCAGTCGATCGAAAACGCCATGCGAGGCCGCTTCGACGAAGATGAAGCCACCGCCGTATTCGGCGGGCTCAACATGACGGCCAAGGAACTGCGGAAAGTCGACCGCATCGTCCTCACCGCCTGCGGCACCTCCTGGCACGCCGGTCTGGTGGGCGAATATCTGCTCGAAGAGTTCGCCCGCATCCCGACCGAAGTCGAATACGCCAGCGAACTCCGGTACCGCAATCCGCCGATGTCCGAGAACACGATGATCTTCTCGATCACCCAGTCGGGCGAAACGGCTGATACGCTCGCAGCAATGCGGGAATGCAAACGCAAAGGTCATCCGACGCTCGCGATCTGCAACGTGGTCGGTTCAACGATCGCCCGCGAAGCGGACGGTGGAATTTATCTGCACGCCGGCCCGGAAATCGGAGTCGCTTCGACCAAAGCCTTCACCTCTCAGGTCACAGTGCTCACGTTGCTTTCGCTCTTCTTCGGTCGCATGCGGCACCTGTCGTACCCCGCCGGGAAGCGAATCATCCGCCATCTTCGGGACATCCCCGCTCAGGTCGAAGAGACACTGAAATGTCACGAAATGGTCAAGTACGTCTGCGAGAAGTACGCCCGATACAACAACTTCCTGTACCTGGGTCGCCTCTACAACTTCCCGGTCGCTCTGGAAGGAGCGTTGAAGCTCAAGGAAATCAGCTACATTCACGCCGAGGGTTACCCGGCTGCCGAGATGAAGCACGGCCCGATCGCTCTGGTCGACGAAGTCACTCCGTCGGTCTTCGTCGTTCCCAAGTGCGGCATCTACCCCAAGGTCATCAGCAACCTGGAAGAAGTCAAAGCCCGCAAAGGTCCAGTCATCGCCATCGCCTGTAAGGGAGATGAAAAGATCGCCGAACTGGCCGACGACGTGATCTACGTGCCGGACGTCGAAGAATACCTGCAGCCGCTCGTCACTTCGATTCCGCTGCAGTTGCTCTCGTACCACATCGCCCTGCACCGGGGTTGCAACGTCGACCGCCCGCGAAACCTGGCCAAGAGCGTGACGGTGGAATAG
- a CDS encoding GlsB/YeaQ/YmgE family stress response membrane protein: MDLLVAIVVWSMFGLVVGAIARLLVPGRQPMGLLATILLGVAGSFLGGFGYYLFMGRGDLLQPSSFIASLIGAVILVLLSSRGRRSAWR, from the coding sequence ATGGACTTGCTGGTCGCGATTGTGGTGTGGAGTATGTTTGGTCTGGTGGTCGGAGCGATCGCACGATTGCTGGTGCCGGGACGTCAGCCGATGGGCTTGCTGGCAACGATCCTGCTCGGCGTCGCCGGCTCATTCCTGGGGGGATTCGGCTACTATCTCTTCATGGGACGAGGAGATCTTCTCCAGCCGTCCAGCTTCATCGCCTCGTTGATCGGGGCCGTGATTCTGGTGCTGCTGTCGTCCCGTGGCCGCCGGAGCGCATGGCGCTAA
- a CDS encoding RNA polymerase sigma factor, giving the protein MSGSTPPQRHFQTTCWSIIRRSVSPTVEGRAALEELCNLYWVPLYSYLRKTGQSRADAEDVVQGFFLLLFERDDLQKLSPERGRFRSFLLASLKNFLCNHRERDRALKRGGGKRPIPIDTAFAENRLQQSFAQPITAEDAFDREWALTVLEAVQARLRQEYESRGRQALHQLLASHATGHSEMPYRDIAQQVDMTEGAIKMAMKRYRKRFHELLREEISQTVLSEEDVDDEIRLLIAALQKSR; this is encoded by the coding sequence ATGTCTGGATCGACCCCGCCCCAGAGGCATTTTCAGACCACATGCTGGAGCATCATCCGTCGATCCGTTTCGCCAACGGTCGAAGGTCGAGCGGCTCTGGAAGAGCTCTGCAATCTTTACTGGGTTCCGCTCTACAGTTATCTGCGAAAGACAGGTCAGAGCCGCGCAGACGCGGAAGATGTGGTTCAGGGATTCTTTCTGCTGTTATTCGAACGCGACGACTTGCAGAAGCTCTCTCCTGAACGGGGGCGGTTTCGATCCTTTCTTCTTGCTTCGCTCAAAAACTTCCTCTGCAATCACCGCGAACGAGACCGAGCATTGAAGCGCGGTGGTGGCAAGCGGCCCATTCCAATCGACACCGCGTTCGCTGAGAACAGACTTCAACAGTCGTTTGCCCAACCGATCACTGCTGAAGACGCTTTCGATCGAGAATGGGCCCTGACTGTACTTGAAGCCGTTCAAGCACGACTTCGACAGGAGTACGAGAGTCGCGGCCGGCAGGCACTCCACCAACTCCTGGCATCGCACGCGACCGGGCACTCGGAAATGCCGTACCGCGACATTGCTCAGCAGGTGGACATGACTGAAGGGGCGATCAAAATGGCGATGAAGCGCTACCGGAAGCGATTTCACGAACTCCTGCGTGAAGAAATCTCGCAAACCGTCCTTAGCGAGGAAGATGTCGATGACGAGATCCGACTGCTCATTGCCGCTCTTCAGAAGTCCAGGTGA